agAAGAGAACACCTCGATCGCTTAAGAGTCATCTGCTCCGACGGTGAAACACTGGACTGATGACAGTCACTCAGGGGGCGGAGCTACAGTGTTGAAACACTTCTGTCAATCAtactatcgtgggaggggcctgtttttgtgatgtcacacagactTGAGATTTGAGaaagggtggatttttatcattatagggtggctgtgtacacacacatttcagttcaaacagcttgtaaaagtgcctttaataaaaatcttatgtggatgataataataacaatacagtaaaactcaCCGGTCACTCCAGTGCATGACTCCATGCACTTCTCCTCCGTGTCAAAGCGGTTTTCATTTCCATCACAGCCGCCGTAGTTGAAGCGATCACAGCGCTTCTTGTACGGATTGAAGTACCAGTTAGTGAAGCTCGCGCGACAGGGGCCTGTTATCGGCGGCTCCACGCAACGAACTGGAAGAATGAAGACAATATTAGGAATTTAACAGTAAAATTCTAAGTTCACAAAAACACTTTACAAAGACAAAACAATGCATATAAGAACATGggattaattaaatatttgtcaaatttcctaattgtattttatatttaaaagtcaATTTTTGTACCTTtctttacaaataaaatgcactGATGAAAAGTATCATCTATCctacttaaaaatatttaaatgtgcatATACTTTGACagaaaattttattaatattaaataaatgttaaatgtgcGCACATAGTATAAAATtctttatagaaataaaataaagtgagttttgagatgagtataatacttaaaaaatctatttttaatgtttgcatatagaataacaaaaattatattaaaaaacaattatcataatattaaatgtattattaaaaatatatattttagttttgtatctaataaaattaacattttataatacagTGATCAGTTTTTCgagataaaattataaatcaataaatatttagagatatatgtgaccctggagcacaaaaccagacaTAAGGGGCAagttcaataataaataatataatgaataatcTTTCAATTGATGTATGCTTTGTTATGATAaaacaatatctgtctgagattcaactatttgaaaatctggaatctgagggtgcaaaaaaaatctaaatattcagaaaatcatctttaaagttacaacgcatattactaatcaaaaatgaagttttgatatatttatggtaggaaacttacaaaatatcttcatggaacatgatctttacttaatatcctaataatttttggcataaaagaaaaatctataattttgacccatataaagtattgttggctattgctacaaatacaccccagagactcaagactgcttttgtgtttcagggtcacatatttaaagtttaaagtaaaaaatgtgaaatataaatcaCCTTTGCTTTTATCCACAGGAATATCCAGCAATCGACCGAACTTACGGTCCACTAAACAGAAagaggagaaaaactgaaatgaatcCATTCAGTCACACATAAACCTAATAAATGACCTGAGCATCATTTCTATCTCCAATTAAAGtacaatcaaaacaaataaatctgCATTAAAGCATCACATATGAAATATGCACTTTATTTCAAACGCTAGATTCTCAGTGAATAACTACTTGATAACTTAAATGAATTATTGCTTTAAGTACTAAGGTGATGTGTATCTTGTACATTTGGGACTTTAGAGACTCTCTTctactcatcaaggctgcatttatttaatcagaaatgtgagaaaaaaacagtaatcttgcaaaatgttattacaatataaaataacagtttctattttaatatgctttaaaatgtaatttatttctgtgatgcaaagctgaatttccatcagccattactccagtctaaatTTTACTTTGTGCTGCCAAATATGTTTTTTGGAAACTGcgatactttttcaggattctttgatgaataaaatgaacagcattcattcaaaatatttttttttttgctatcacttcttaattTAACACATACTTgtagaataaaagttttaatttctttaaaataaattaagaataaaaattgactaaccccaaactttggaaCAGTTTTCTAACAGATTGTtagaaaatacagctgtgcatcacagaaataaattacagtttaaagtgtattaaaatagaaagcattattttatattgtaataacattttgcaagatttttAACAGATgaatacagccttgatgaacagAAAAGTTAAACTGAACCAAACATTTGAGGTGTAGTGTCTGTATCCGGTGTTTGGATGTTTGTCCTCACGTTTGGAGCATTCAGCCTCGTCCGAACCATCGCTGCACTGCGTTTCCCCGTCACACTCCAAATCTTTCTCgatgcagcatttatttgagcatGAGAAATGATCCGGACCGCAAGCCTCGTCACACCGCTCACCTGTGTGTGTTCAGAAGACCACTTCACTCACACACGTCTATATGAATAGCcttattaaaatgaaatcatcAGCACTCATGGACTTACTATGATCATGGATCGGACCTAATCTTCCAGACGGCGGTGGATCTAAAACtataaaacaagtaaaacaaaaacGCCTTTTTTTGAAAAGTCACTCTAaagaataacattaaaatatagtgtattttatattaaaaaaacatgcacagacaaaaaTTACAGAAACATGTCAAATAAAGAAGCTCTTGTAATTTCTGATTATGCACATTATGATAAATATGTATATGCTTGTCCTTATTTGTGTGTTGCTTCTCAATAAAGAGTCTGCTGAATGAGTAAATGTATTTACAGGGTTTCGTTTTAATAAAGACTCACAATAAGTATATTATAAACCTATAAAAGGTAAGATGTTTTTTGCACTCTGACAGTTTTAACTGCAATTAACTGGCATGCACTTATAACAAGACCATAAAAAGCTCAATACCTGAAACTTTGTCGCAAGCGTTCTGGCATTCGTTGAGCGTCAGGTAGTTGTTGCGGTTTGGTTTGCAGCCTCCAAACTTGAACTGCTCACATTTCTCGTTGGCGGCGTTGTAGTGCCAGCGTGGGAAAGAGCCTCGACACGGACCCTCTTTCTTCGGCACTAGACAGTGATCTGATGGGGAAAAAATCAGTTATTTATTATTCCCAACAAATGTTATGCATGAACAGgtaacatatttaataattcttATGTTCTTCCAGACATAAAACACCAAAATaatcatataatttgcatgcactACTGTATATAAAGTCTTCTGAATTAACACTTGTTTCAGCCGCCGCTTTTAGCGCCTTGTAAAGTGTCAAAATGCATGTGAAAATGCAAACCTCTGCGGTAAAGAGTGAGTTATGAGAGTTATAAACTATAAAATGTACCCATTTAAGAGACAAAGTGGAAAACTCATGATAGTAACTAGAGCCCAACCGATATATAGTTTTGACGATTTTATCGGATACGTGCCTGTCGCAGATATATCGGTATCTGGTAATATGCCgccaatatgtgtttttttttttacagaacttaTAAAGCAGATAAAATGCTTGTAAATGGTTTAATAATGTAGTTTGTCCAGCAGAGCATTGTTTGTTACTGCCCTGGATGAGACGCATTAAAGCTCAAGTTTATGGAATACCATTTGAATGGTCATATCTACATAACGGCATGACAGATCCGCACCAAATTTCGGGGATCAAGGCCCCCTTTCTAAGGGAGTGTACACGTTGCATTCAAATGGCATTAAAGTGAGTGAGATATGACTTTAAATTgtgtatattttgtgtatttatttacagaggtatattatgtcacacttcaccagtaagttttgtctgtgtgtgaaaatAGTAGCGCAAATCCGTGAAAGAATGCTCCGAAGTTAAATACTTCAACAGAATAAAGTTGAATGGAATGGAATTTAAATAAAGTTGAATAAACTTCAACATTACTGTTCAGTACACTGATGTCAGACTCATTTTGGATAATAAAGTGTATTGTCATTATAAGATAAAGTCATTATAAGAGTTTGATCCCCACATTTTTGAGTTATCATTGCAAAAAaactttatgtatatatattctgtttatgtatATACATTATTCTATATgtagtaccagtcaaaagtttggacagatgaatgggaaagtgtccaaacttttgactggtactgtactataatatacataaagaatatcggccgatatatcggtttcAGCCTATTTTTATTCCCTTATATTGGTATAAGCCCCCAAAAAGCCATATCGGCCAGGATCTTATAGTAACGTTAGGGTTTTAATGCAATTAATGTCAGTATCAAATGTCACATCAATACACTCATCTTTTATGGAAACTTGAATTAAAGCTTGAACAATATACTGTCAAGACATGTTTAAGTTTGATTTATGACTTAATAAAAGTAAAGCTGTGAATGAGCAAGCAAGTACAAATATAACATTGATGTAGTAAAATTATGCACGTGTTGTCACGTCACAAATGGCTTTCCTGAATGTGTTTTACAGTCGTTTGAATACTGTACTGCTCATTTAcataaacctgtgtgtgtgtgtgtgaacacaaacTATGTGAAATATGAATGCTTattcaaacaaaaaaactgaaactaTCAATTAAATTACACAACACAAGATGAAACATGAAAGACCATAgtatttaccatagtaaataaTGTCTCGTCcctcagtttgtaaaaaaaacatttgtattataaGTTAAGCTCTGTACGCAATTATTTGCTGTTTGCATGTCACAGATGCTGCTGATAAACATGCATTTGACTCTTGGAAAAACCTtagtatttaatacattttttatgtcaaTGTCACTCATTTTCTTGCCATCACTGATGAGACAAACACTGCACTTTGAAAACACAAGGCAGCAAAACCCTATAAATAATGCAAAAACCttataaataatgcaaaaacactataaataatgcaaatgcaacattattaattGAAATGAACACAAAGTCATGTAAATATCGGTTCAGCATGAAAAAATAGAACTGGTCTACAATTCAGGGTTCATATGGATTCTAGATTTACATTTTACAGCTAGCCTGCTTCACAAATGCTCAATCATTCTCTGTGAAACTCCCACCCCAAAACCTGCCAcaccagtttgtgaaacactcaATTCTAGGAAACATCAAGCAATCAGTCacagaacaataattaaaaacaaacaataaaacaaaaacaaaaattatttcaattaaaaataaaccatTAAACTTCTGACCGTTTCGACCAAGCAAAGTTGAAATTACTTACTAATAAAGCTCCTTTTAATAGGAAGTATGAGGGAGGGGAAAGCTATTTTTAGAAAACAAGACCAGTCTGGGTTAACAGAAGGAGAATACTTATGTATTCAAGTCTGAGAAATCCTGCAAAATGGTTAATCCATGTTTTCCGACAACTATTTTTAAGGTCACTTCAAAACCTGCTGGACAAGAATCTCAGGATAACAGCGCATGTGAATTTCACTGTGAGGAATCAGAGTAAATGACTGCGAAACACTTATCAGAAAACATGACAGAAATTATTCACTAAACACTTTAAAGTAAGCTGTTGCTTTTAATATCATAGCGCATACGGATCAGGCTTTGGTCAGGTTTTTGACTGGCTTATGCACGtcagtttctgagtgaaaaaaacattatttatggatAATTTTGGCAATATTGAATGAAAAACTGAGGTGCATGAGCTCAGTTTAATGAGGCCTATGATCAATCAgatccaaaaagaaatacaaaacctgtgctaattgaaagaaaacaagataaCAAAAAGATTGATTCCTAAATTAGGCTATCATACAGCAAAATAAGAGATCTACAAGtcatttttgaccaggaacaccaaaaggattttcagcacagcagaaggattgaaaaatgaataaataaatgaagtaaaCACACAACATGTTTTTCATGGACTCACGGAGTGACTGTTCTGGCGTCAGGACCAAAACTGCCACCTCGGCAGATCCCGTCTGATTAGCGTCATCTGTGACCGTGAGTTTAAACTTATACATCCCCGGAGAAAGATTGGAGACCGTCACTGAATCCTCAAACTGCCCtttctgtcaaaaaaataaataaataagagattAAAATGAGAAGTGTACATTATTGGTTATATCGGTTAAAATTACATTCAAGCCTATATATACACAATGCATGacaaatcattttaatgcatatatTGTGCCCTGTAATGCACCTTATGCTCTGTAATTCATTGTAACACCTTTAGAAAATATAACTCAAAAGAACCAATTTCAAccaatattggtaacactttaaccgtttatataatattataaaaatattttaatgcattaattatgcattataatatttttaatgcaataattataatatactattataatattcatattttcattgtTACAAGTATAAATCATTCAAATGCATGAAAACAACCAATTTCAATCAAtatcggtaacactttacttgaagcctacgtaatgcattataaaaatatttaaatataaaaatataaagcattaattatgccttataATAATGCACTGTATGAACTCAATTATATCCAcacttatattataatatttatctattcattgttacacctttagaaaaaaacttttaaaaacactttacaaCAATCATAACCAACAAatatcggtaacactttacatgAAGCCTTTACATATAATGCATtagaaaagtatttttaatacattaattatgTTTTAAGATTAATCTATTCTTTGTTACaccttttaaaaaagtaattcctTAAAAACCACAACCGATTTCAACAAATATCGGTAATGCTTTACTTGAAGCCATTCtatgtaatgcattataaaagtcttctaatgcattaaatatgctttgtaattagagctgaaacaacgaatcgatttaatcgattaaaatcgattattaaaatagttgtcaactaattaagtcatcgattcgttgctaaataacttttatttgccgtaagcggctcatttcgtgcatatttcaaatctgcggtgaccaaagtgtggcagtaatgagccaccggaggttttactcagccagtacagcaggagaagtagcgaatagccaatagctggccttgttttatgtcacgtgcttcccgagcagcgtctctgcggccatagacatcatatgatgtctatgtctgcagcattcagcgtgatgtgggagtactttacattgagcctttaaaaaagaagagtaacctgtaaactctgcactactgcactgtttaaggggacgttcacatatcgcgtcttttgcacgctcaagttcgttatttccaacaccgcaccgcatcgagttaaaaacatttaaacttttcagaatgccgcaaccgcaccgcgggtcatgtgacaagaactaaccaatcagcttcatccattcccgtaacaacgttaaaagctcagtcaagatgaaaggaacagctgatcatagttctatatggatttccattttgaaataaatttagtagcagagctactgcaagcgattttttttgagctacaaatccatttatcctttgctgaaatttccgcgtctttaaggagagagcaaggaggttgcttagcaaagtcaggggcgcttctgcgcgagcgctttggaaagaagcgttttaggcgcaatatgtgaacggcccctaagactttcatttgtgcagattctccagtacaatgttgtttgcaaatgtttagtcgtaaaagctgataacattgctttttaacagttaacatttaaagctttacaaacatgttctgtgatcagtttgtcgtttaccagttcaaaattcagtcgtgcagcctaattatgactgaatgagagaggtaaatgtagatatttgaaatgcactttttttctaagtattcactgctctttttcacacagcaggttttttgtgtgtgtcccattttttttctggacaaccttctgatgtattttactttaaattgtgagttccattcaggtttcatgccattggcactttattcgaaggattgtttacaatttcacagcataagctataaagctgtttcccagtaaataataaaatacagtgcactgcaattttattctgttttatccttattcttcgtgaaaatatgttctgaaagattccttaataagctttgttcgggatgttaaactactttaggagctctaaggactgccacggtgaaaacattattttaaatctccttgtgaaatttgctagagtatgggtcagtgttctgattgcagaagagttcaacaaaagaattactaacacaataaaacaactccaggtatatttttgatgaggatatgacatatataatctcttaaatctatgctgaatgataaagaccatttattaataatttacttggggaaaaaatggaaaaaactaaaatataagtacataaaccgattaatcgtaaaaataatcgacagattaatcgattatcaaaataatcgttagttgcagccctatttgTAATACATTGtatgatctcatgaataattaCAACCACAGTTATAATATAAGACTTACCCATTAATTgttattgtataaatataatcagataataattcattaaaacacATGAAAACTACCAGTTTCATATGTAACAAGGAATTTGCAAAGTGcatattaacattttttatcttttaattaaaaaaattaatatttttatttattttatacatttcttacaattattaataaaaatatatgatgcattataataaacattataatgcaTCACATTATAAGGCTATAAACAGGTAAAGGTAAATatctaaagagaaaaaaattattaaaatggtaGTTTAACAAAGTCATACATAGGCACCATTTACATCGGTCTACTGTCTACAAAACTAATCGTgcacattttcagaaaatattattCTGATAATGATCCTGAACTCACATTAATAACAGCCGATGGGTCTCCAGACACCTGTACCCACTCATATTTTACTATCTTTTTATCGTCTTTGCTCTCAATGCCGTTCAGAGTCACATCTTCTTTGGGTTGAACGACTTTGTCCTGCCCGATCACTGCGACTGGAGGTTTGTCCTCCACATCTGCAAGAAATCAAAAATCTGCAGTGATGAAATATTACGCAATATGAATCAATATGGGTGAAAACTGCACACAATGCCAAGAACGATAACGAGTAAGCAAGCCAGAGCCTATGAGAGAATAATACAAGACAGATCTTCTACACTGAAGATGAGCTGATTAGATGAGTTAGGAAAACTATTGAAATGCCTGAGACATGCAAAGGAAATGAAAGTTTGAGACTAAAAGATACTGAGACTAAACAGGCTGCGTGATAAGATTAAATGTAAACTAAATGCTTTTggctatttaatttatattaaatatgtaatatttaatatgtcTTGCCAGTCGATGTAAAAAACTGCACTAGCATTATTTttgtatcactgagatactattatatgtatgtttttacggtaacactttacaataaggtcacattagttaatgcattaactaacaatgaacattacttacaatattacaaaaatatgttaataaaaaacAGTTGTTCACTGTTAGTTCACGTCAGCTCAGAtccattaaatattattaatggaAACTActtttgcttttaaaaatgtattaagaaaCGTTTAAGTTAACTTGAATTATTTTTAGGAGTATTTTGCCGttcttattactttttattttattttatactttgaattcttttttttatggtgtccatttttattttaatatttactaattcttttattagtttttggGTTATTGATGATATTCATGTAAAGTGTTCGTAAACGATAAATTACGatatttaaataatagttttagctatttttaactaaataaaaatgaaaatgttgcatctgaaattaaatgcttttttttaatccattatatttcattttttatatttcactttcttttatttctatgtttttaatcattttagttatCGATATTTATCGTTGGGTCCTAAATGTGTCCATTTTCTTAAATTATTCCTACGCCTCCGGTTACTTCAACACTTCAGAAGATTCAGCAGGAATGGACATGCATGAGTATTTCCAGGAGTatttcacaaataagacaaatcCGATGGAAAACACTGCATATAAATATCCTGAATATACtcaataaactgtaaaaaacacGAGACGTCTACAACAGACTTCTACACACATTTACGATCATTTCCCTTACCTGGCACCTGTTGCACAACGTGATCTTTAAAAACAGATTTCAAATCCAATGGTCAACTATCCTATATATAGAAAAAGTAATGTCTTTTAATATCATGATTTCCTCTTACCTGAAGGTTTTTCCTCAAGGTAATCTTTAAAAACTGATATCAGAACGTAGTTGCTGAAGCCATTCTTCCTCACAAAGCGACAGACTTTCTTCTGTTTGTACAAACAGTTAAAGATGAAGCATGAGCGGATGCTTTTGGGATTTTCTCCATGTTCTATCAGAGCCACATTACAGTTTGGATCACGACAACAGGCCAGAATACATTCTTCAGGCCGAGACACTTGAGGAGAAGACAGGAACGTGGCCCCGTCCTTCACAGATTCATCTACGTCCAACACAAAATCGTCTTTGCCAAGATTGAACTTATCCATGCATTTCCCTTCATCCTGAGCCTCTGATGGAGCTACACGGAGACAGATGTGAAGAACCACCGCGGTCCAGAAGAACCAGAGCCGAGATGGAGTCATTCTCCAAACGAACAGAAGCCTGTATAAACTATTCAAAACCAATctgaaaagaaataaactttatattatatatagctGGTAGGATGAAACACTTAAACACACAAAGAATCAAAAAGGAGTCATTCTCCAAAGAACAAAACCTCCATTAAGAGTCCTTTCTAAAAAGaaagagatttaaaaaataaaagataaaaatctaaattaatattattacccacctatatgtatatatctatgtttatttataaatctatgaagaatacaaaaataaaagagtaTCTATCTGAAGAATAAAACGAACAGTAAAATccctttaaaaattatttaagagACATCTGAAAAGTAAGAGAAACattaaaactaacaaataaaatgtattaaatattgttGTATATTAAATCCAGAACGGATCTATGAGTCATTAAAAGTCGACGAAAActtcaaaaaaataaactttcaattAACATTTTATCCATAACCAATCAAAAAGGAGTTAAAACAAAGTAAAAGCCATatataaattatgaaagaccaaTTCTAATTATGATTTATAGTACATAATATAGCTGGTAGAATGACCAAATCCACAGTAAatagtaattaattaaaaatgtcattatcAAAATAACAAACCCTccagtaaaacaaaacaacaacaatacgtctaaatatttataacacataataattaataaataatgtctaATTCCAAAAATAATTCATAAGGAGTCTTTCTCCTAAGGACAAATACCCAAATCAACGTGAGAACattaaaatagctttttataCATGTATTATCGTCACTCGGTCTTTACAGAAAATATTAGCCTACGTTTTGTAACTTTACACAATTTGTAGGCTAAACAAAGTCATTTTCTCCCTTAAATTAAGGTTAAATCTAAAACGACTTGAAATAATTAAATTGTGTAATTAGTATTACGAAACACTCAACACTCTTCTATCACACAAAAGCGAAACTTTTCTAGCCCAGTGTTGTCGCAGATATCTGCTTTACATCTCAGGCCGccggaagaagaaaagaaaagatactTGCTTTTGTGTTCGTcgctaaaaatatataaacttaaacACTTCTTACCTACTGAAACAGCTCCGAGACGGAGTGACTCCTCGTCAGACTGAGATAAAACGTCGTTTCAAGCAGGGTTTCGATGGAAATGAAACGTTGTTTCCGAGTAAAAACGCGGCGGTCAGATCCGGAGCTTCAGTTGAGGTGTGTCCGATACCGAGATACCTGCGCGAGCAGGAAGTGATGACGTCACGCGCTCGAGTCAGACTCCGCCCCCTCGCGCTACAGTGAACCACACACTCTCTGcgttattcatttaaatgcttggagaaatatatatatatatattaccggtctgtctgtctgtgattaAATCTTATGaggatatttttgtgtgtgtcttgGTTTAAAAGTCTGCTGTCTGAGTCTGACTCAATCAGATAAAAAGGACATGACTTACCACAGGCTGACACATGATGTCTGTAACTAAAGTGCGTGTCTGTGTCTTCTGCAAAGAGCCAGTACCAGAAATATTATAAAAGAAGTCGATAaacttaaactatatatatatatatatatatatatatatatatatatatacattctaatATATAAGTATTCTAAAAGTGTCTTCACAAAAAAGGAcggaaaaaaaacttttgaacagtgtgtATTTAACACAAttctatttctgaaggatcacgtgacaccaAAGACTTGCGTAATGATGCTTAATATTCAGCTTTGATTCGCAGGAATGAATTATATTTGAAAGTATATTCAAGTAGACAACtatataataggctataatatataaaattatatataatagtctaattcacaaaatattttttttttgatcaaataaatgcagatttgatacattaaaatgtaaaaaatcgtactgatcccaaactttttgaATGGCAGTTTATTGGCTATGGGCAATCTAACTCATGATCTGTTAAATCTTCAATATAAATGTGTGTTAAATGAAAAACAGTCCAAGAGGGCACATTAATGAGGCCAAAAGAGCTCAATATGGGTGCTCTACCACGCCAGAATaagaacaaaacattaaaaaagtcaaGCCACAGCTCCACAGATCACGTTTTGAGCTTGAGCGTCTGATGTAGAGCGTTTAAACTAGAAATGTCACCTGTGGTCAGAACACAAATATCTATTTCTATATCTCTGGAGCTGTGCtgtgctttttttaatgttttgatcgcaATACAAATATGTGCAATGATCTTAAACTATGTATCACTTTACATCCTAGTACATTCCTACaactttattgtgtgtgtgtgtgtgtgtgtgtgtgtgtgtgtgtgctttatttatattaaagtatgtacacagtgttttttaatgtttataaagtgtcatatgttacaaaagtatggtttatacagacaatctgatttaataattactctagccaatgttgtcacatcacgggacaaaagaacgaacaacccgaagaaccgaaagatgaactaatcaattctctctccgactcaatactgcattcttttactgtctatggttttagcgtacggggctgtcacgtgattaaggaatgactcgacccgacccgaagactcatgagatgaactaatcaattctctttccggctcagactgcattgggttagcgtatgtggctgtcacgtgattaaggaaggagtcaaaaacccgaaagacccgaactacgaactaatcaattctctttccggctcaagactccattgactgacaggtgaatccatagacatgtatggtgaatcactactactagaacagaacctatagaataatgcgcatgcgcgactgaacgaatcactccccgagacgactcgttcttcccgagtcacattaaagattcgttcaaaatgaacgaatcgttcaagaacgacacat
The sequence above is drawn from the Carassius carassius chromosome 31, fCarCar2.1, whole genome shotgun sequence genome and encodes:
- the LOC132111262 gene encoding kunitz-type protease inhibitor 1-like — its product is MTPSRLWFFWTAVVLHICLRVAPSEAQDEGKCMDKFNLGKDDFVLDVDESVKDGATFLSSPQVSRPEECILACCRDPNCNVALIEHGENPKSIRSCFIFNCLYKQKKVCRFVRKNGFSNYVLISVFKDYLEEKPSDVEDKPPVAVIGQDKVVQPKEDVTLNGIESKDDKKIVKYEWVQVSGDPSAVINKGQFEDSVTVSNLSPGMYKFKLTVTDDANQTGSAEVAVLVLTPEQSLHHCLVPKKEGPCRGSFPRWHYNAANEKCEQFKFGGCKPNRNNYLTLNECQNACDKVSVLDPPPSGRLGPIHDHSERCDEACGPDHFSCSNKCCIEKDLECDGETQCSDGSDEAECSKLDRKFGRLLDIPVDKSKVRCVEPPITGPCRASFTNWYFNPYKKRCDRFNYGGCDGNENRFDTEEKCMESCTGVTESDVFARRAHFEKLEGNNESVIIGIVIVLGIAIAVLLVAITFYLLKGKKKHRNKYQHTAVNGGHVHPYEDSEKLVYNSTTKPF